One Mus musculus strain C57BL/6J chromosome 2, GRCm38.p6 C57BL/6J genomic window, TGCCAGCCCCAGGCTGAGGCTGGAGATGATGGTTAGAAAACTCCGCATCCAGCATGAGGGCTTAAGCAGCAGGCAGTGAGGAAACTCTGCCTCCTCCTGAAATGGCCTTTGGTGCTGCCCCCTGGTGGGCAGCGCTGGCCTTGCACCCAACCATACCACCTCTCAGATGGTTGCAGCTCCTTAGCAAGCAAGTGCAGTGGGGCTTTTCTCCTAGAGCTCTGCCTAGGTCTCCTAGGTCACATATGTTGTGGCTAATGTTAATTTTTCACAGTgccatttctgtctctgtgtcccctgCAACAGTCCCCAGAGCCCAGCAGAGTGTAGGTGCGCCAGCTCCTCGTCTATCGAGTTGAATTGCCAGCATGTGCCTCACTGGAGTTGCCTTTGCATGGTCAAATGGCCTTTCTTCCCCAGGGCTGGCCCTGGCCTCCTGCCGACCGCTCTTTAACTGTCTCCCCACCGCATCCTTTCAGGAGCAGGACAACCTCGCAGATGCAGAGGAGCGCTGCCACTTGCTGATCAAGTCCAAGGTGCAGCTGGAGGCGAAGGTGAAGGAGCTGAGCGAGCGGCTGGAGGACGAGGAGGAAGTGAACGCGGACCTGGCCGCCCGCAGGCGCAAGCTGGAGGACGAGTGCACGGAGCTCAAGAAAGACATCGATGACCTGGAGCTGACGCTGGCCAAGGCCGAGAAAGAGAAACAAGCCACAGAGAACAAGGTGTGGGAAGGGCCTGAGCTGGGGGCCAGTTTTGGTGTTAGGCAACTGCAGGGTTCCTCCCTAAAACCCCGCTCTGCATGGGTACCTGCCATGTAGCCCGAGTCAGGCCACAGAGCCTCTTAAGAACCTCCGTTTTCTGGTCCGTCAAGTGGGGGTACCAGCACTTACATTATTAGGGTGACTAAGGATTTGGATGTAAGTAGCCTTTGCTAAGCACATACTACAGGACCTTGCACACAGAAGGTGCTTAGTAAAGGCTTGCAATGATCATCGGTCCTGGATTGAAAAGCTTGTTGGGGGGAGGGCAGCTTGCCCGAACTGAGAATCCTATCACCGAGAGCCGTGGTTGCCAGCGTTGTGAGTATTGACTTTTACACAGAAGAGGAAACGAGGCTGTTTAGGTTCTTATGGGTGCCAAATATAAGGCCGCGGCTAGGACACAGCTCTCAGAATACCTGTTGCTATTGTAAATGGCTGCCACCCActagtcttttactctgagctaTGTATGCTTGGGTATGAACCTTTACCCAGCTCAAGGAGGAGGTCAAACCTGTAGGCAGGAATGGTGGAGGCTCAGTATAGCGGCCTGCCTGCATCCTGTAGCTGGAAGGGGTGGCTGCTCAGACCAGCCTAGGGGGAGCACTGTCCTCACAGTGAAATCGGGCCTTGACACAGGTGAAGAACCTGACAGAAGAGATGGCGGCACTGGATGAAGCCGTGGTCCGCCTGACTAAGGAGAAGAAGGCATTGCAGGAGGCTCACCAGCAGGCTCTGGGTGACCTGCAGGCTGAGGAGGACCGTGTGAGCGCACTGGCCAAGGCCAAGATCCGGTTGGAACAGCAAGTGGAGGATGTGAGTTGGAGTCCCTTGGGGGACCCTCAGGGCGGCGACAGTTACACTGGCTTGCTGGAAGCTGAGCCCTACTCTACCCCACAGCTGGAGTGCTCCCTGGAGCAAGAGAAGAAGCTGCGCATGGACACAGAACGCGCCAAGCGCAAACTTGAAGGAGACTTGAAGCTGACGCAGGAGACGGTGACAGACACAACACAAGACAAGCAGCAGTTGGAGGAGAAGTTGAAGAAGTAGGTGTGGGGTAGGCAGGGTCTCTGGGCCTGATGGGCCCTCCTTCTCAGCCCCGTTGCTGTGGGGAGGATACCAGGGCGGAGGTCACGTCCTGCCCTCTCTGGATCAGAGCTATGTACAGCAGAGGCGCAGGATCGAGGCTCCTTAGGACCTCACAGGGGCAGACAGGTGGATAGCAGGTAGGGCCAGGGCTGGCTCACCCCGCCATGCACTCCCAGGAAGGATTCGGAGCTGAGTCAGCTGAACCTGCGGGTGGAGGATGAGCAGCTCGTGGGGGTGCAGCTGCAGAAGAAGATCAAGGAGCTGCAGGTGGGCATTGTGGCCGTGGGGGATGCCCTGGGTGGACCAGGCCTGGTTCAGGGGCTCATGGAGTCGGTACCATCTCCTTAGGCTAGGGccgaggagctggaggaggagctggaggcgGAGCGAGCAGCCCGCGCCCGCGTGGAAAAGCAGCGAGCCGAGGCAGCGcgggagctggaggagctgagcgAGAGGCTGGAGGAGGCTGGCGGAGCTTCCGCGGGGCAGCGTGAGGGTTGCCGCAAGCGTGAGGCTGAGTTGGGCCGGCTGCGGCGGGAGCTGGAGGAGGCAGTTCTGAGGCACGAGGCCACTGTGGCTGCCCTGCGCCGCAAGCAGGCCGATAGCGCTGCAGAGCTGAGCGAGCAGGTGGACAGCCTGCAGCGCATCCGGCAGAAACTGGAAAAGGAGAAGAGCGAGCTGCGCATGGAGGTGGACGATCTGGGCGCCAGCGTGGAAACTCTGGCCCGTGGCAAGGTCTGCCTCCTTCCCGCCTCGAAATCAGTTTTGACTCTACACTGACCCTATCCCCCCCCGACCCCCCTTCCCCAATGCTCTGGTCACTTCATGACAATACTCCGCCGCAATGACCTCCTGACCCCTGGATGTTTAACCTGATGTCTAACCCCCAGCTCCGCAGCAGTCCTGACCTCTAACCCCGAGTGCTCACTTTCATTCCTTGGCTTGGGTTGCTCTGGTTCCCACCCAAACCTCAGCCCTTCCAACAGGAGTGTGACCCCAGCTCTTGACTCCTGAATTCAGACTTAGCACCTGCCCTAACACTCTTCTTGTCCCAATTTTggacgcccccacccccaccccaaaatccTGACACCTGTTCCCAGATCTAGTTCCTAATACTGACTCACTGACCCTGGGATGGGTCCCGAGACTCCCAATTTGTGCCCACAGTAGGAACCCAGACCCTGAACCTGGAACTCGAGTCTGGTCTCATACCTAGTGTTCTAGGTCCCAGTCCCAGTCTCTTGCCTGGCAGCCCCTGGATCCCCCTTGGATGCACAAACTTGTCTCGATCTCTGActctgggttccaggccagtgCGGAAAAGCTGTGTCGGACCTATGAGGACCAGCTGAGCGAGGCCAAAATCAAAGTGGAGGAGCTGCAGCGACAGCTGGCCGACGCCAGCACCCAGCGGGGGCGGTTACAAACGGAGAATGGTGAGGCCCGGGTTTCGCTGAGCTATGCCAGGTAGGGGTTAGGTGCTGCGCCTCGACCGACTGTGGGCCTGCTGGCCCCTTCGCCTGCAGGGGAGCTGGGCCGCCTGCTGGAGGAGAAGGAGTCCATGATCAGCCAGCTGAGCCGCGGGAAGACCTCAGCAGCGCAGAGTCTGGAGGAACTTCGGCGGCAGCTGGAGGAAGAAAGCAAGGTGGGCAGGAATTGGCAACCGTGGGGCGGAGGTGGGCGCTGGGGCCATTAGCTTGGATTGATGGCGAGGCCACTGCTGTCCCTGCAGGCCAAGGGTGCGCTGGCTCATGCAGTGCAGGCCCTGCGGCACGACTGCGACCTCCTCCGAGAGCAGCACGAGGAAGAGTCTGAGGCTCAGGCTGAGCTGCAGCGGCTGCTGTCCAAAGCCAACGCGGAGGTGGCCCAGTGGCGGAGCAAGTATGAAGCAGATGCCATCCAAAGGacggaggagctggaggaggccaAGTGAGTAGCTGGCACCTAGACCACGATCCAAGGGGGACTCTGGCCTGTGCCCCCTGTGTGGTGGTGGGGATTCTGGCGTCCTTTCCCCAGGCTCCTTTGGTACATAAGCCACCCTGCCTGGTCTGCGGTCCAGGAAGAAGCTGGCCCTGCGGCTGCAAGAGGCAGAAGAAGGCGTAGAGGCCGCAAATGCCAAATGCTCCTCACTGGAGAAGGCCAAGCTGCGGCTGCAGACAGAGTCGGAGGATGTGACCTTGGAGCTGGAGCGGGCCACCTCGGCCGCCGCAGCCCTGGATAAGAAGCAGCGGCACTTGGAGCGGGCGCTGGAGGAGCGGAGGCGGCAGGAGGAGGAGATGCAGCGGGAACTCGAGGCGGCACAGAGGGAGGCTCGAGGTCTGGGGACAGAGCTCTTTCGACTGCGACATAGCCACGAGGAAGCGCTTGAGGCTCTGGAGACACTCAAGCGGGAGAACAAGAATCTGCAGGGTAGGGCCGTTGGCCCAGAGCACTGAAGGCTCGATCACCCTGGACTTGGGGTGAAGgaagggagctggctcagagcagAGGTGGGGGGCGAGTCCTCAGTGCTCTGTTCACCCTGCAGAGGAGATCAGTGACCTTACAGACCAGGTCAGCCTCAGCGGGAAGAGCATCCAGGAACTGGAGAAGGCCAAGAAGGCGCTGGAAGGGGAGAAGAGTGAGCTGCAAGCTGCACTGGAGGAGGCTGAGGTCAGGGCTGGTCACGGGTGGGTAGACTCTGCTCCATGGCTCCCTAGCTTCGTTGCTCCTCAAATACGTGCCGAGGCCCCTCACTGCCACTGCTTGATCAACATCTCTAGGGGGCACTGGAGTTGGAAGAGACAAAGACTCTACGGATCCAGTTGGAGTTGTCCCAGGTCAAGGCAGAGGTGGACCGGAAGCTGGCGGAGAAGGACGAGGAGTGTACTAACCTGAGgtctctggaaagcagtcttgTGGTGCTTATGATGGCACACAGGACAGACTAGCTGTCCCTGCCACAGGACTAGAGTGTTCCCATTCCAGAGGTGGTCCTCCACAGGATGCTCAGGGTTAAGAGTTCAGTCCACGCCCTTCTTGGTCTCCAgtgaatgaactttttttttttgcaagtcaCCAGGGAATTGTAAACAGGCAATTCATTTGCTCCCCAAGTGGGTTCCCAAGTCTGTGGGTCCTTGAGCATGGCACAGGTTAATGCCTGACCTACTCCATTCCTGTGGGCCAAGCCGGTCCTTCATCCACCTCCTTACAGGCGCAACCACCAGCGGGCTGTGGAATCCCTGCAGGCCTCCCTGGATGCAGAGACAAGGGCCCGCAATGAAGCACTGCGCctcaagaagaagatggagggggACCTCAACGACCTGGAGCTACAGCTGGGCCACGCAACCCGCCAGGCCATGGAGGCACAGGCAGCCACGAGGCTGCTGCAGGCTCAACTCAAGGAGGAACAAGCAGGGCGAGATGAGGAGCAGAGGCTGGCTGCCGAGCTCCGTGAGCAGGGTCAAGCCCTCGAGCGCAGGGCTGCACTGCTGGCGGCTGAGCTGGAAGAGCTTCGGGCTGCCCTGGAACAGGGCGAGCGCAGCCGGAGGCTGGCTGAGCAGGAGCTGCTGGAGGCCACCGAGCGCCTCAACCTACTGCATTCGCAGGTGGGGGATGCGCCAAAGATGTTACAAGGATGGGGTAGGGGGCAGAGCCCTGCAGGCCAGCTGAGGCTCTACTCTCCCCCAGAACACAGGCCTCCTGAACCAGAAAAAGAAGCTGGAGGTGGACTTGGCCCAGCTGAGTGGGGAAGTGGAGGAGGCTGCGCAGGAGAGGcgtgaagctgaggagaaggccaAAAAGGCCATCACTGATGTGAGGCTGGGCCAGggtctggggtgggggaagggtgagTGTGTAGGGAGCTCAAAGGAGCCTCCCCTCCACTATGCTATTCCCTCCCCATCCAGGCAGCCATGATGGCCGAGGAGCTGAAAAAGGAACAGGACACGAGCGCACACCTGGAACGGATGAAGAAGACCCTGGAACAGACCGTGCGGGAGCTGCAGGCACGCCTTGAGGAAGCCGAGCAGGCCGCACTTCGGGGTGGGAAGAAGCAAGTGCAGAAGCTGGAGGCCAAGGTGTGCAGCCTTCCCAGCCCTCCTGCCCCACTGGCCGAGGCTCTGGCTGCTGGGCTAGGGGGCGGGCgaccctcctcctgccccactGGCGGAGGTTCGGGCTGCTGCTGGGCTAGCGAGCGGGCgaccctcctcctgccccacaGGTGCGGGAGCTGGAGGCCGAGCTGGATGCAGAGCAGAAAAAGCATGCCGAGGCCCTCAAGGGGGTGCGTAAACACGAGCGCCGGGTCAAGGAGCTCGTGTACCAGGTGGGTGTTGGCTCTCACCCCAGGAGACGGCGCCAGAGCTAACCCTTGTCTAGGCAGAACCTGAGAGCCCTTTGCTTGTCCAGACTGAAGAGGACAGGAAGAACCTGGCTCGCATGCAGGACCTGGTGGACAAGCTGCAGAGCAAGGTCAAGAGCTACAAGCGTCAGTTTGAGGAGGCGGTGAGCACACTGGGGGCCAGGTATCTGGGACTGTTCGGGACACTAGTGGCGAGCTGCTTTCAGCTGCGGAACTGGCAGCCAGGGACGCATCTGCAGCAGGCTCAACTAACGGGTAGCAGCCCCACCCTCTCAACTCATGGACTTCTATGGCTACAGCAGGGGTCACTTACAACTATAGAATGGACTTAAAAAGTGAGTGGTTTCTATCCTCAGCCCAGGCACGGTGGGCAGGTGACAGAGGCACTTCTTGAAGGATGGTCTCCACTTTTTTCCCTCCTGTGTGGGTTCTAGTAAGGGGAGGCTGGTGACAGGAAGAGTGGAGGGAGGACCAGGAGAAGTCACTTCTTTCTGGGGATGGGAGCAGGTGGCCATTTTAGTTACCAACGGGAAACAAGGCTCTGCATATGGCTCCAGGAGCAGCAGGCCAGTACCAACCTGGCTAAGTACCGCAAGGCCCAGCACGAGCTGGATGATGCCGAGGAACGGGCAGACATGGCAGAGACCCAGGCCAACAAGCTGCGGGCAAGGTCCAGGGATGCCCTGGGCCCCAAGGTGAGGCAGCCTCTGTGTCGGGGGGGCTGAACTTAGGGAAGCACAGGTGACGTGGTTCAGCTTCTTTTTCATCTCTTAGCACAAGGAGTGACACCCAGGCTCTGAGGAGGGATACCCCACCCCTGCGATCCTGTTGTCTCTTTCCATCTGCCACTCCACCCTCCCTGAGCCCCTGAACCCCAAATAAACACCCTGTCTGCAGCAGTAGCCACTGTCCTTATTTCTTGGGGCTAGAGGAGCTGGGAACAGAACATCATGGACAAAGTCAGGTCCACATCAGTCTTTAAAATAAAGTTCTTTAATAGTCTCCATTTAATCGGTTTATTTGCTGTTAATAAACTGGCAACACAGGAGGAGCCAAGGGTAAGCTCTCAGCCAGGCTCCCGTGTCTGGGCTCAGGCAGGCACAGGCACTCCATGCCCCAAGGGATGGAGAGAAAAGGCTCCCCCCACTTCTAGGGAGCCTCCTGGATGAACACAGTGGCCAATGAGCAAAGAACCAGAGGAGCTAAAGGAAGACAAGGGAGgtgaggaagggagagatgggCAGACCCCGGGGAAGGCAGCATTCTCCGATACCCACCCCTGCCCAGGGCTCAGGAGCCTCTCTGCCTGCGTCCTGAGGCCAGGGAGGTTTGGCTCACAGGGGTCTGCATCTTCCTCTCCATCAGGACTGATGGGAGAAGCTCAGACAGATGGTTTCCCGTGTTCCCCTTCTCTGGCAGGCCAGGGCTCCAGGATTGCGAGGGAAAGGTGGGCATGGTGCCATTGTCCTTACCCTGGGGACAGTGAAGAAACAGGCTCCCCATGACCTGGGCCCTCAGACCCAGGAGACAAGAGCTTCTAGGATGTTCCTTCCACTGAGCCTGCACCTGGACACCCGGGGTGGAcagagcactggggaggcaagagGGACAGGGATGGGCAGAGTGCGAGGCGGCACGTGCACTCTGGCTCTCTGCACTCGCCCCTGCCTGGCAGCTTCTTGAAGCCTGGCTCAAGGTCACTCCTCAGTGAAGTCTCTGTCTATGTCCATGTAGGGCTCCTCAATGTAGCTGACGAGGGCAGAGGGCGACTGGCGGTCTGGGTTCAACAAGATGGACACTGTCTCCTTCCAGTACGAGAAGCTGATACAGGAGCTCTGAGTGAAAGCGAGAGGGTTGGGCTGTGCTTAGTAGAGGACGGGGCTCACACACGCCAGTGTCCTCCCACTGTCACTCAGGGTGGGGCACTCACATTCTCCAGGCAGGTGCTGTCCTTATCCTTGTGCAGGTAGTGCTGCTGCCAAAAGCGCAGCAGGTTGTGGAAGTTGTTGAGCAGGAAGCCGGGGTATTTCTTGCTGTGCTCCATTCGCTGTAGCAGTCGCAGGTACAGGGGCAGCCGCTCTTTCCGTCGGGCCAGCATCAGGATTACCAGGCTGGTGTTGAGGCAGCTGACGTTCTCCTGCAAGGTCAAAAGCAGATGGACTGGGTACATGTCAGCAGCCTTAGGATGCCAGTGAACCTGGAAGCCACAGAGCAGGGAAGAGGGTATCCTAGGCCCACACAATGGCGcagcagtcctgggcacccctTGTGTCCTATTCCCACCTACTACCATTCACACTGACAAGAGCACTGGTCCTCGTCTATACTTTGGTTCAGGCGTGACTTCTTCTAGGAGCTTCTCTGCCCTGACAGGGCTGGGTGCACAAGCTAAGTGTGCAGTTATTAGTGCTGTACTAGGCTGTGAGCTTCAGAAACAAGAGTCTAGTCTGCCTTGTTCACCAAGCATCCCCAGCCCCAGGCCTCGCCTCCCAGCATGTTGGCAAAAGAAGACCACTGCTCAGAGGTGCCAGCATGACTCCCATCTTAGGGAAGGGGTGGGAGCCTGGAAGAGAAGGCTGCCATTAGTGAAGGAGATGGGACAAAACTCAGGTCCAAGCCCACAGCCTACTGCAGTCAGAAGGCAGGGCTGAGCACATGGGGAAGAACACTGGCCTGGAGTCAGAAGAATGCAGTGCCAAACTCAGCTCTGCCCAACTGACTGTGACTTCAGGATATCTGGTCTTAGTTCCCCTGTAAACTGGGGCACTGGGCAACACCCTAGGAAGAACTGTTTCCAGAAAGGGAGGAAACCCAGACACGATGACCTTCAGGATAAGAGGTGGTTCCCAGTCTAGCCCCTGACTGCTCACTGGCTGGGTTAGCGTCTCACCTGGGTTAGCGTCTGCACATGGATGATATTGATGAGGCGGAAGAGGAAGGACATTTGCGTGGGCACCTGGGATATGTAGGCAAGCAGGCGGCACTCGGACAGGACCTCGGCCACTgtggaggaaggcagaggcatcAGGTCCATGCCACAGGCCAGGTCCATTTGGGTCCTGACTCTGCAGCTGGGGCTCTCACCACCAGAACAAGCATGTTGAGggtcggagagatggctcagcagttaggaccccctgctactcttccagaggacctacaaCGGTGGCTCTTCAGCGTATGCAATACCTTCTTCCAGCTTCTACCTACTCCTGTACTTATTACACACACAATCCCATatataataattcaaaataaatttttacaaacaaccacaaaaacccaGCTTTCTTAAAAGCTTCAATAGCAGGTCAATATCCAATGTTTGGTCATCAGGCTGCACCAAATCTCAGAGACCCCACTGGTCCTCAGAACCACACTCAGACAGTGGCCCTTCCTGCAGCTCCCTCCCAGCTTCCTCCTCCCTCAGGAAGACTCACTAACACTGCTGCACAAGCATCAGAGCTCGGGTCACAGGAACCCATGTGGCAGCATACATCTAAAACCCCAGAGCTGGGGTCACACAAGCAGGTAGACCCCTGAAGTCAGCCAGCTTAGTCAAAcccatgagctccaggttcagcaggAGACTGTTTAAACATTTAAGGTAGGAAGAGCCCagatatcaacctctggcctccacatctgcatatatacccacacatacataaaccacacacagagaaacagtctaTCTTAAACTTGCCAGAACTCTAAAGGAGACTGGTTTGCCATAGTTCTCACACATCTGTGTCCACTGCTGTGTTAAGGGTGAAGGAGCACTGAACACCTGACCTCTCATACTACTGGGAAGGCACTGCACTGATTACATCAGAGTGCATGTCACCAGCCTCCTAAAACAGACCCTTCAGAGAAGCAACAGGAGGTAAATGGTCTAATTATCTATTACAGGATGCTTTTGGTACCAATGACAACCATGAGGAACACTGTCCTCTTTTGGAAGTGTTCATAAACTTGTGACAATCTGTTTGATGCCACAGACCTAGGGAAAAAGGCACAGATGTGCACATGCGTTATTACACACGATTCTAGGTGAGGTCTGACACACCCACCACAGCTGCATACTATAGTCCTGTGCAGAAAAACAGAATGAAGGGACCCTGTTCAATCCAAGCAGTCAGTCTAGAAGGCAGCTTTTTCTTTACTAAGATGATATACTTGCTCATTAGAGGAAGCAAACCAGTGGAGAAGTTGACACAATGGAGAAGTTGACTAACACATCGAGTTTGGTCAAGACTGTCCTCCTGACCCAGGCACACAATTCCTGGCTGGAGGCCAGGTGCCTGGCAGTTAGACTGCAGCCATGTGCACTGGCACCTTGGCCTCCTCACCTTTCATGTCCACCTGGTTTTCAAATCGGTCCAGTGACAGAGTGACACAGCGCACCAGCATGTTGGAGTCCACTAGCGAGCTGTTGATCTGTTTCAGGAACACCTGGAACTGGAGCAGAGATGGTGCTTACTGGCAGGCTGCTGGCCAGGGCACCACCAACCTTCTACCCCAGCTCCA contains:
- the Myh7b gene encoding myosin-7B isoform X3, which gives rise to MICSGPHSRCHQGTLEDQIIEANPAMEAFGNAKTLRNDNSSRFGKFIRIHFGPTGKLASADIDSYLLEKSRVIFQLPGERGYHVYYQILSGKKPELQDMLLLSMNPYDYHFCSQGVTTVDNMDDGEELIATDHAMDILGFSVDEKCACYKIVGALLHFGNMKFKQKQREEQAEADGTESADKAAYLMGVSSGDLLKGLLHPRVRVGNEYVTKGQSVEQVVFAVGALAKATYDRLFRWLVSRINQTLDTKLPRQFFIGVLDIAGFEIFEFNSFEQLCINFTNEKLQQFFNQHMFVLEQEEYKREGIDWVFIDFGLDLQPCIDLIEKPLGILSILEEECMFPKASDASFRAKLYDNHSGKSPNFQQPRPDKKRKYQAHFEVVHYAGVVPYSIVGWLEKNKDPLNETVVPIFQKSQNRLLATLYENYAGSCSTEPPKSGVKEKRKKAASFQTVSQLHKENLNKLMTNLRATQPHFVRCIVPNENKTPGVMDSFLVLHQLRCNGVLEGIRICRQGFPNRLLYADFRQRYRILNPSAIPDDTFVDSRKATEKLLGSLDIDHTQYQFGHTKVFFKAGLLGILEELRDQRLAKVLTLLQARSRGRLMRLEYQRMLGGRDALFTIQWNIRAFNAVKNWSWMKLFFKMKPLLRSAQAEEELAALRAELRGLRGALATAEAKRQELEETQVSVTQEKNDLALQLQAEQDNLADAEERCHLLIKSKVQLEAKVKELSERLEDEEEVNADLAARRRKLEDECTELKKDIDDLELTLAKAEKEKQATENKVKNLTEEMAALDEAVVRLTKEKKALQEAHQQALGDLQAEEDRVSALAKAKIRLEQQVEDLECSLEQEKKLRMDTERAKRKLEGDLKLTQETVTDTTQDKQQLEEKLKKKDSELSQLNLRVEDEQLVGVQLQKKIKELQARAEELEEELEAERAARARVEKQRAEAARELEELSERLEEAGGASAGQREGCRKREAELGRLRRELEEAVLRHEATVAALRRKQADSAAELSEQVDSLQRIRQKLEKEKSELRMEVDDLGASVETLARGKASAEKLCRTYEDQLSEAKIKVEELQRQLADASTQRGRLQTENGELGRLLEEKESMISQLSRGKTSAAQSLEELRRQLEEESKAKGALAHAVQALRHDCDLLREQHEEESEAQAELQRLLSKANAEVAQWRSKYEADAIQRTEELEEAKKKLALRLQEAEEGVEAANAKCSSLEKAKLRLQTESEDVTLELERATSAAAALDKKQRHLERALEERRRQEEEMQRELEAAQREARGLGTELFRLRHSHEEALEALETLKRENKNLQEEISDLTDQVSLSGKSIQELEKAKKALEGEKSELQAALEEAEGALELEETKTLRIQLELSQVKAEVDRKLAEKDEECTNLRRNHQRAVESLQASLDAETRARNEALRLKKKMEGDLNDLELQLGHATRQAMEAQAATRLLQAQLKEEQAGRDEEQRLAAELREQGQALERRAALLAAELEELRAALEQGERSRRLAEQELLEATERLNLLHSQNTGLLNQKKKLEVDLAQLSGEVEEAAQERREAEEKAKKAITDAAMMAEELKKEQDTSAHLERMKKTLEQTVRELQARLEEAEQAALRGGKKQVQKLEAKVCSLPSPPAPLAEALAAGLGGGRPSSCPTGGGSGCCWASERATLLLPHRCGSWRPSWMQSRKSMPRPSRGCVNTSAGSRSSCTRLKRTGRTWLACRTWWTSCRARSRATSVSLRRRSSRPVPTWLSTARPSTSWMMPRNGQTWQRPRPTSCGQGPGMPWAPSTRSDTQALRRDTPPLRSCCLFPSATPPSLSP
- the Myh7b gene encoding myosin-7B isoform X5 — protein: MLLLSMNPYDYHFCSQGVTTVDNMDDGEELIATDHAMDILGFSVDEKCACYKIVGALLHFGNMKFKQKQREEQAEADGTESADKAAYLMGVSSGDLLKGLLHPRVRVGNEYVTKGQSVEQVVFAVGALAKATYDRLFRWLVSRINQTLDTKLPRQFFIGVLDIAGFEIFEFNSFEQLCINFTNEKLQQFFNQHMFVLEQEEYKREGIDWVFIDFGLDLQPCIDLIEKPLGILSILEEECMFPKASDASFRAKLYDNHSGKSPNFQQPRPDKKRKYQAHFEVVHYAGVVPYSIVGWLEKNKDPLNETVVPIFQKSQNRLLATLYENYAGSCSTEPPKSGVKEKRKKAASFQTVSQLHKENLNKLMTNLRATQPHFVRCIVPNENKTPGVMDSFLVLHQLRCNGVLEGIRICRQGFPNRLLYADFRQRYRILNPSAIPDDTFVDSRKATEKLLGSLDIDHTQYQFGHTKVFFKAGLLGILEELRDQRLAKVLTLLQARSRGRLMRLEYQRMLGGRDALFTIQWNIRAFNAVKNWSWMKLFFKMKPLLRSAQAEEELAALRAELRGLRGALATAEAKRQELEETQVSVTQEKNDLALQLQAEQDNLADAEERCHLLIKSKVQLEAKVKELSERLEDEEEVNADLAARRRKLEDECTELKKDIDDLELTLAKAEKEKQATENKVKNLTEEMAALDEAVVRLTKEKKALQEAHQQALGDLQAEEDRVSALAKAKIRLEQQVEDVSWSPLGDPQGGDSYTGLLEAEPYSTPQLECSLEQEKKLRMDTERAKRKLEGDLKLTQETVTDTTQDKQQLEEKLKKKDSELSQLNLRVEDEQLVGVQLQKKIKELQARAEELEEELEAERAARARVEKQRAEAARELEELSERLEEAGGASAGQREGCRKREAELGRLRRELEEAVLRHEATVAALRRKQADSAAELSEQVDSLQRIRQKLEKEKSELRMEVDDLGASVETLARGKASAEKLCRTYEDQLSEAKIKVEELQRQLADASTQRGRLQTENGELGRLLEEKESMISQLSRGKTSAAQSLEELRRQLEEESKAKGALAHAVQALRHDCDLLREQHEEESEAQAELQRLLSKANAEVAQWRSKYEADAIQRTEELEEAKKKLALRLQEAEEGVEAANAKCSSLEKAKLRLQTESEDVTLELERATSAAAALDKKQRHLERALEERRRQEEEMQRELEAAQREARGLGTELFRLRHSHEEALEALETLKRENKNLQEEISDLTDQVSLSGKSIQELEKAKKALEGEKSELQAALEEAEGALELEETKTLRIQLELSQVKAEVDRKLAEKDEECTNLRRNHQRAVESLQASLDAETRARNEALRLKKKMEGDLNDLELQLGHATRQAMEAQAATRLLQAQLKEEQAGRDEEQRLAAELREQGQALERRAALLAAELEELRAALEQGERSRRLAEQELLEATERLNLLHSQNTGLLNQKKKLEVDLAQLSGEVEEAAQERREAEEKAKKAITDAAMMAEELKKEQDTSAHLERMKKTLEQTVRELQARLEEAEQAALRGGKKQVQKLEAKVCSLPSPPAPLAEALAAGLGGGRPSSCPTGGGSGCCWASERATLLLPHRCGSWRPSWMQSRKSMPRPSRGCVNTSAGSRSSCTRLKRTGRTWLACRTWWTSCRARSRATSVSLRRRSSRPVPTWLSTARPSTSWMMPRNGQTWQRPRPTSCGQGPGMPWAPSTRSDTQALRRDTPPLRSCCLFPSATPPSLSP